A window of Chloroflexota bacterium contains these coding sequences:
- a CDS encoding dihydrodipicolinate synthase family protein, whose product MAKFPLTGIYAPIPTPFDAQGAIAHNKLAENLAKWNKTCLAGFAVLGTNGEFAFLSDAEKLAVLRTARQTIPKGKLFIAGTGCESTIHTLQLTEQAAAIGADAAMVITPSYFKARMDASAMRRHFLQLADRSPLPIILYNMPGNTGIDLSAEVVTELAQHPNIVGIKDSSGNIAKLGDIIRTAPPHFRVLAGSASFLYAALVLGAVGGVAALANIAPEACCALYEYAQQGRHREAQQLQLKLIPPNAAVTSRFGVPGLKLALDWLGYYGGPPRSPLGPLDEVQQATLKAILIAADILPA is encoded by the coding sequence ATGGCCAAATTTCCTTTGACAGGGATTTATGCTCCCATCCCCACACCCTTCGACGCCCAGGGAGCAATTGCCCACAACAAACTGGCAGAGAATCTCGCCAAATGGAATAAGACCTGCCTGGCAGGTTTCGCAGTGTTAGGCACAAATGGCGAATTTGCGTTCTTAAGCGACGCAGAAAAATTAGCCGTGCTGCGCACGGCCCGCCAAACTATCCCCAAAGGCAAGCTATTCATTGCCGGTACTGGTTGCGAGTCAACTATTCATACCTTACAACTGACGGAGCAGGCCGCTGCCATTGGAGCGGATGCGGCGATGGTCATTACCCCCAGTTACTTCAAAGCCAGAATGGATGCATCCGCAATGCGCCGACACTTTCTGCAGTTAGCTGATCGCTCGCCATTGCCTATTATCCTCTACAACATGCCCGGAAACACGGGGATTGACCTGTCAGCAGAGGTCGTAACGGAACTAGCCCAGCATCCGAATATCGTAGGAATTAAAGATAGCAGTGGCAACATTGCCAAATTAGGGGATATCATCCGAACTGCCCCGCCACATTTTCGGGTCCTGGCGGGATCGGCCAGCTTTCTTTATGCGGCGCTGGTTCTAGGTGCAGTGGGTGGGGTTGCCGCCTTAGCAAACATTGCTCCAGAGGCATGCTGTGCTCTATATGAGTATGCTCAGCAAGGGCGACACCGCGAGGCACAGCAACTACAATTGAAATTGATTCCCCCCAATGCAGCGGTGACCAGTCGCTTTGGCGTCCCAGGATTGAAATTGGCACTCGACTGGCTAGGTTACTACGGCGGGCCACCGCGTTCGCCGCTGGGGCCTTTGGATGAAGTGCAGCAGGCCACGCTGAAAGCTATTCTAATCGCCGCCGATATTCTCCCAGCCTGA
- a CDS encoding FAD-binding protein yields the protein MYNKVDAQVVAELRQIVGEGNVLVKREDLEPYTHDEVVGLRADPEVVVKVTTAQQIAQIFKLAQRRRIPVTPRGAGWGLSGGAVPVCGGIVLSLEKMNRILEIDKENLMVTVEPGVITGDIHRAVEAEGLFYPPDPASLDSCSIGGNIAEGAGGPRAVKYGTTMHYVCGLEAVLPSGDIITCGGKLVKNVTGYNLVQLLIGSEGTLAVVTKIILRLLPLPKEQIDLLVPYDDFQAAADTVSAIIAHRIVPATIEFMERDSILAVERLLQKEMPYDDAEAHLLIQLDGNHREQVDADMEIVGELCLEHGARDVLVARDRPTRDRLWEARRKIIEALKHESPINHMEDVVVPRSEIPRLMKGVKEIAREHGVRIISFGHAGDGNVHLNVLKDDIPLEQWEKMVPLVAEAIYRLALSLGGTITGEHGIGATRRRYLPLALDEAQIEVQRRIRAAFDPNQILNPNKIFP from the coding sequence ATGTACAACAAAGTAGATGCGCAGGTAGTTGCCGAATTGCGCCAGATTGTAGGTGAAGGCAATGTGCTAGTGAAGCGCGAGGATTTGGAACCCTACACGCACGATGAGGTGGTTGGTCTAAGGGCTGACCCCGAGGTCGTGGTCAAAGTGACTACTGCCCAACAGATTGCACAGATCTTCAAACTGGCTCAACGGAGAAGGATACCCGTAACTCCACGAGGCGCGGGTTGGGGGTTAAGTGGCGGGGCTGTACCCGTGTGCGGTGGAATTGTCCTCTCGCTGGAGAAAATGAACCGCATTCTGGAAATTGACAAAGAGAACCTGATGGTCACCGTCGAACCAGGGGTGATCACGGGCGACATCCACCGTGCTGTCGAAGCAGAAGGGTTGTTCTACCCGCCTGACCCAGCCAGCCTTGATTCCTGCTCCATCGGTGGCAACATCGCCGAGGGGGCAGGCGGCCCTAGGGCGGTGAAGTATGGGACGACGATGCACTATGTATGCGGCCTGGAGGCGGTGCTGCCATCAGGTGATATCATTACCTGTGGCGGAAAACTGGTCAAAAATGTAACGGGCTACAACCTGGTGCAACTGCTCATCGGCTCGGAAGGCACCTTGGCCGTGGTAACCAAGATCATTCTGCGTCTGCTACCCCTCCCTAAAGAACAAATTGACCTGCTTGTGCCTTACGATGATTTCCAAGCAGCAGCCGATACTGTCTCCGCGATTATCGCTCACCGCATTGTGCCCGCTACTATTGAGTTTATGGAACGAGACAGTATCTTGGCTGTGGAACGTTTGCTGCAGAAAGAGATGCCGTACGATGACGCAGAAGCCCATCTGCTCATCCAATTGGATGGCAATCACCGCGAACAGGTGGATGCAGATATGGAGATAGTGGGTGAACTATGCCTGGAGCATGGTGCACGAGATGTCCTGGTGGCTAGGGACCGACCTACCCGCGACCGTCTCTGGGAAGCAAGGCGCAAGATCATCGAAGCTCTTAAGCACGAAAGCCCCATCAATCACATGGAGGATGTGGTTGTGCCCCGCTCGGAGATACCGCGCCTGATGAAAGGGGTGAAGGAAATCGCCAGGGAGCATGGCGTGCGCATTATCAGTTTTGGTCACGCTGGTGATGGCAACGTACATCTCAATGTGCTAAAGGATGACATTCCCCTTGAGCAGTGGGAGAAGATGGTGCCATTGGTTGCTGAAGCCATCTACCGCCTCGCCCTGTCGCTGGGAGGGACAATTACTGGCGAGCATGGCATTGGTGCCACACGGCGCAGATACTTGCCCTTGGCCTTGGATGAAGCGCAGATCGAGGTTCAACGCCGTATTAGGGCAGCTTTCGATCCCAACCAGATTCTGAACCCCAACAAGATTTTCCCATGA
- a CDS encoding archaemetzincin family Zn-dependent metalloprotease, producing the protein MIEKPTIILVPLGPVPVDLLDFLASALIPIFGISCGIAPTIPIPSAAYDQRRGQYEGHRVLTVLSRLDIPHAKRALGLVDADCYSSGLNFIFGQARIHGRDAFIALPRLRQSFYGLPEDEALFQQRALKEAVHELGHTYGLDHCPNPRCVMHFSNSLLDTDRKGAAFCTRCQTKLGTLMKGNGL; encoded by the coding sequence ATGATAGAGAAACCCACTATCATCCTGGTACCACTTGGCCCGGTCCCTGTGGATTTGCTTGATTTTCTGGCCAGTGCGCTGATTCCCATCTTTGGCATCTCGTGTGGGATTGCCCCTACCATCCCTATTCCCTCTGCCGCCTATGACCAACGACGTGGCCAGTACGAGGGTCATCGTGTTTTAACTGTGCTGAGCCGGTTAGACATTCCACATGCTAAACGCGCCTTGGGCCTTGTTGATGCAGATTGCTACAGCTCAGGGCTCAACTTCATCTTTGGGCAAGCCAGGATTCATGGTCGCGATGCTTTCATTGCCCTACCACGCCTGCGGCAGTCTTTCTATGGTTTGCCAGAGGATGAAGCGCTGTTCCAGCAGCGGGCGCTGAAAGAAGCAGTGCACGAACTAGGGCATACTTACGGTCTGGATCACTGTCCCAATCCAAGATGTGTAATGCATTTTTCCAATAGCCTGCTCGATACAGACAGAAAGGGAGCTGCATTCTGCACACGTTGCCAAACTAAACTTGGGACGCTGATGAAAGGAAATGGGCTCTGA
- a CDS encoding Gfo/Idh/MocA family oxidoreductase yields MPQPLITAVLVGAGQRGHEAYGAYALAHPDEIRFVAVAEPHDVRRARFASAHAIPPERQFRTWEELFALGKIADGALICTLDRQHVKPTLAALETGYDVLLEKPMATTLMDCVRLVQTAERTGRLLQICHELRYTPFFSILHDLVTSGRLGRIITVEHRENVSYWHMAHSYVRGNWRNSRIESPMILAKCCHDLDILFWNLGPCKRLSSFGSLIHYRPENAPPGALERCTDGCPVANECPWYAPRFYLDIVPLLQIARDSPVLWERLAATFVLKYPLLAKKAKQLIPGLATALDYRGWPLSVISEDPTPQARQRALETGPYGRCIYRCDNDVVDHQIVNMELENGTSVVLVMHGHSHKEGRTMRYDGTRATLFGYYYPTKHEIQIHDHLTGRVEIIRPPVGPLSGTGHAGADEKLMAAFVRAVRDPSYALTTARESLESHLMAFAAEEARVNGTIVYMDEFRRRAESVRYDGTDAGL; encoded by the coding sequence ATGCCACAACCACTGATTACTGCTGTCCTGGTGGGTGCAGGTCAAAGAGGCCACGAAGCGTATGGCGCGTACGCCTTAGCCCACCCGGATGAGATCCGTTTCGTCGCTGTCGCCGAACCGCACGACGTTCGCCGAGCTCGCTTCGCTAGCGCTCACGCTATCCCTCCTGAGCGGCAGTTCCGCACCTGGGAAGAACTGTTTGCGTTGGGGAAGATTGCCGATGGAGCACTTATCTGCACGTTGGACAGGCAGCACGTCAAGCCTACCCTTGCCGCCTTGGAGACTGGCTACGATGTCCTCCTGGAGAAGCCTATGGCAACCACGCTCATGGATTGTGTGCGGCTGGTGCAAACCGCCGAGCGCACAGGGAGATTGCTGCAAATCTGCCACGAACTGCGCTACACACCTTTTTTCTCCATCCTCCATGATTTAGTCACCTCTGGACGCCTTGGGCGTATCATCACCGTTGAACACCGCGAGAATGTGAGCTATTGGCACATGGCTCATTCCTATGTGCGTGGCAATTGGCGCAACAGCCGCATTGAAAGCCCTATGATCCTAGCCAAATGCTGCCATGATTTGGACATCCTATTCTGGAACCTTGGACCTTGCAAACGCTTGAGTTCCTTTGGTTCTCTCATCCACTACCGACCGGAGAATGCACCTCCAGGCGCGCTGGAGCGCTGCACCGATGGCTGCCCGGTTGCCAATGAATGCCCTTGGTATGCCCCTCGCTTCTATCTGGATATCGTTCCATTGCTGCAGATTGCCCGTGATTCGCCTGTACTATGGGAAAGACTTGCTGCAACTTTCGTGCTGAAGTATCCTCTGCTGGCCAAGAAAGCCAAACAACTGATACCCGGTCTGGCAACGGCGCTCGACTACCGGGGCTGGCCTCTTTCCGTCATCTCCGAGGACCCCACTCCACAGGCTCGACAGCGAGCACTCGAGACGGGGCCGTATGGCCGATGCATCTATCGCTGTGACAACGATGTAGTTGACCACCAAATTGTCAATATGGAGCTCGAGAATGGAACATCTGTGGTATTAGTGATGCATGGCCATTCCCACAAAGAAGGCCGAACAATGCGCTACGATGGCACTCGCGCTACATTATTTGGCTATTACTATCCTACCAAGCACGAAATACAGATTCACGATCACCTGACAGGCCGGGTGGAAATCATCCGGCCCCCAGTTGGCCCGCTTTCTGGCACCGGTCACGCTGGCGCCGACGAAAAACTAATGGCTGCCTTTGTCCGCGCTGTACGAGATCCCTCCTATGCTCTGACTACCGCTCGCGAATCACTAGAAAGCCACCTAATGGCCTTTGCCGCTGAAGAAGCTCGTGTCAACGGAACCATTGTGTACATGGATGAATTTCGCCGTCGAGCGGAGTCAGTGCGGTATGACGGCACGGATGCTGGTCTCTGA
- a CDS encoding divalent-cation tolerance protein CutA: protein MARHLVVFITAGSSEEAQRIAHALVEERLAACVNIVLPVQSVYRWQGKIQVDQEALLVVKTAAEVVEKLAKRVKQLHSYELPEIIAVPILVGAEDYLRWMDEQIQVSVGSTS, encoded by the coding sequence ATGGCAAGGCACCTGGTTGTCTTCATCACCGCTGGCTCAAGCGAAGAGGCACAGAGAATTGCACACGCTCTAGTAGAAGAGCGATTGGCGGCCTGTGTCAACATCGTTTTGCCTGTCCAATCGGTTTATCGTTGGCAGGGGAAGATCCAGGTAGATCAGGAGGCACTGCTTGTGGTCAAGACGGCCGCAGAGGTCGTGGAGAAGTTGGCTAAGCGTGTCAAGCAGTTGCATAGTTACGAACTCCCCGAGATCATCGCTGTGCCTATTCTTGTTGGAGCTGAGGATTACCTGCGTTGGATGGACGAGCAAATCCAAGTCTCTGTGGGCTCTACGTCGTAG
- the tilS gene encoding tRNA lysidine(34) synthetase TilS: protein MEVLEHVRSTIKRYHLLTRGDVVVVGVSGGPDSLCLLHLLFRLRDEYALSLHVAHLNHCLRGAEADADAAFVAQLATEWGLPVTVEKRDVAALAKERKLAIEEAARQVRYAFLASVARQIGACKIAVGHNADDQVETVCMHWLRGSGLAGLRGMQPVSRLDELRLKGERVPAGEKEGDLLLIRPLLEVPRAEIEAYCAAHGLRPRFDRSNFDTTYYRNRLRHELLPFLETFNPRIREVILRSADIISADYAYLRQQALKAWTEVTLAENEQAITFDLEKWRLLPLSLQRSVLREAIHRLRKSLRNINWVHIDQAISVLQTGCTGMAATLPSGLEARLRYDTFIVADATYAEPLPDIPLLHGVKVPLHIPGQTPLPDSDWYLVADIIGRCELRAKTLHQAQPWQAYLDYDVTGDELYLRPRRTGDRFWPQGLGDKPTTVHNFMINAKVPRAWRDSIPLLVSPHQVLWVAGWRIDERAKVTEATTRVLALEFRKQGYLRAGAISDEVPDMCAHNASSKACPVGG from the coding sequence ATGGAGGTTTTAGAGCACGTCAGGAGCACAATCAAGCGTTATCATTTGCTCACCAGAGGAGACGTGGTAGTCGTGGGGGTCTCTGGCGGGCCAGATTCGCTCTGTCTGCTGCATCTGCTTTTCCGCCTGCGCGATGAATATGCCCTCTCTTTGCACGTGGCGCACCTAAATCACTGTCTGCGCGGAGCAGAGGCAGATGCTGACGCTGCATTTGTGGCTCAGTTGGCTACAGAATGGGGTCTGCCGGTCACTGTTGAAAAACGAGATGTAGCAGCGCTGGCCAAAGAAAGGAAACTCGCTATCGAGGAGGCAGCGCGCCAAGTACGGTATGCTTTCCTCGCTAGCGTCGCTCGACAGATTGGTGCATGCAAGATCGCCGTAGGACACAATGCGGATGACCAGGTGGAAACAGTGTGCATGCACTGGCTGCGTGGTTCTGGCCTGGCCGGGCTCAGAGGAATGCAACCGGTATCCAGACTGGACGAATTACGTCTAAAAGGTGAAAGGGTACCAGCCGGCGAAAAGGAGGGCGATCTATTGCTCATTCGGCCCTTGCTCGAGGTTCCACGCGCGGAGATCGAGGCATACTGCGCTGCCCATGGCCTCCGACCGCGCTTCGACCGTTCGAACTTCGATACCACGTACTATCGCAATAGATTACGACACGAGTTGCTGCCCTTTCTGGAGACCTTTAACCCACGCATTCGCGAGGTGATTCTGCGATCAGCAGACATTATCTCCGCCGATTATGCGTATCTACGACAACAGGCACTCAAGGCTTGGACCGAGGTAACGCTAGCAGAGAACGAACAAGCCATCACCTTCGACCTCGAGAAATGGCGCTTGCTGCCGCTTAGCCTGCAACGCTCGGTGCTGCGCGAAGCTATCCACCGCCTGCGCAAATCGCTGCGCAACATCAACTGGGTACACATTGATCAGGCGATATCCGTGCTGCAAACTGGCTGCACAGGCATGGCTGCTACCTTGCCTTCTGGCCTGGAAGCGCGTTTGAGGTATGATACTTTCATCGTGGCTGATGCAACGTACGCCGAGCCTTTGCCTGATATACCTCTGCTGCATGGGGTCAAGGTGCCCCTCCATATCCCTGGGCAGACCCCTCTGCCAGACTCCGACTGGTACCTGGTTGCGGATATCATCGGGCGCTGTGAGCTGAGGGCGAAGACCCTGCACCAAGCTCAGCCTTGGCAAGCTTACCTGGACTATGACGTAACAGGCGACGAGCTATACCTGCGGCCGCGTCGCACGGGTGACCGCTTCTGGCCTCAGGGTCTGGGCGATAAACCAACTACTGTGCACAATTTCATGATCAACGCCAAAGTTCCCCGTGCCTGGCGAGACAGCATCCCGCTCCTTGTCTCACCTCACCAGGTTTTATGGGTGGCTGGCTGGCGTATTGATGAGCGAGCCAAAGTAACTGAAGCAACTACTCGCGTCTTGGCTCTGGAGTTCAGGAAACAAGGATATCTGCGCGCAGGTGCAATCTCAGATGAAGTGCCTGACATGTGCGCACATAACGCCTCATCCAAAGCATGCCCTGTGGGAGGATAG
- a CDS encoding class I SAM-dependent methyltransferase, which produces MATIFLREGRERAVLNHHPWIFSGAIAYIEGNPKDGDVVAVADSKGHFLARGYLNQHSQITVRLLSWLEDEAIDRAFWERRIQQAVKRRPALLNSPVTNACRLIHAESDLLPGLIVDRYADFLVIQSLTLGIEQRKAEIVSILAELLQPEGIYERSDVDVREKEHLSPSVGLLWGREPPPLLEIQENGLCFLVDIRHGQKTGFYLDQRDNRLRLMDYSCGRIVLNAFAYTGSFGVYAAKAGAERIVSVDSSGDALELARRNMQRNELVDRNNEYIAGDVFAVLRQFRAEGRQFDLIILDPPKFAYSQAQVQSACRGYKDINLLAMQLLRSDGILFTMSCSGLVTPALFQKVVFGASVDAQRDVQVLEKLSQATDHPILLSFPEGEYLKGFVCRML; this is translated from the coding sequence GTGGCTACCATCTTTTTGAGAGAAGGAAGAGAGAGGGCAGTTCTCAACCACCATCCGTGGATTTTTTCTGGTGCGATTGCCTATATTGAGGGAAATCCCAAAGATGGGGATGTAGTGGCGGTGGCGGATTCCAAAGGCCATTTTCTTGCTAGGGGCTATCTCAATCAGCACTCACAGATCACAGTGCGTTTGCTTTCTTGGCTGGAGGATGAGGCCATTGACAGGGCGTTCTGGGAGCGACGTATCCAACAGGCTGTCAAACGCCGCCCAGCATTGCTGAATAGCCCTGTCACAAACGCTTGCCGCCTGATCCATGCCGAGTCTGATCTCTTGCCCGGACTCATCGTAGATCGCTATGCAGATTTTCTGGTGATTCAATCACTGACCCTGGGCATCGAACAGCGTAAGGCCGAGATCGTGAGCATCCTGGCCGAGCTCTTGCAGCCAGAAGGAATCTATGAACGCAGCGACGTGGATGTACGGGAGAAAGAGCATTTATCCCCTAGTGTAGGCCTATTATGGGGTAGAGAACCGCCACCTCTCTTGGAGATCCAGGAGAATGGCCTTTGTTTCCTGGTAGATATCCGGCATGGACAGAAAACGGGCTTTTATCTCGACCAGAGGGACAACCGCCTACGGCTAATGGATTACTCTTGTGGACGCATTGTACTGAATGCATTTGCTTACACTGGCAGTTTTGGTGTTTACGCTGCCAAGGCAGGCGCAGAACGCATCGTGAGTGTGGACTCCTCGGGTGATGCTCTTGAGCTGGCACGTCGTAATATGCAACGAAACGAGTTGGTTGATCGCAATAACGAATACATTGCAGGGGATGTTTTTGCTGTGCTGCGCCAATTCCGCGCCGAGGGTCGTCAGTTCGACCTGATCATTCTGGATCCACCAAAATTTGCCTATTCTCAAGCACAGGTGCAGTCTGCTTGCCGTGGTTACAAGGACATCAACCTGTTGGCAATGCAATTGTTGCGCTCAGATGGTATTTTGTTCACCATGTCCTGTTCTGGGCTAGTTACACCAGCGCTCTTTCAGAAAGTCGTCTTTGGCGCTAGCGTGGATGCACAGCGCGACGTTCAAGTGCTGGAGAAGCTGTCACAGGCAACAGATCATCCTATTCTGCTGAGTTTCCCTGAGGGAGAGTATCTGAAGGGATTCGTGTGTCGAATGCTGTAG
- the hpt gene encoding hypoxanthine phosphoribosyltransferase, translated as MSNLDDDVAEILITEEQIKARTRELGQQISRDYEGQDLLLVCVLKGAITFLADLMREITIPHAIDFMAISSYGAGTESSGVVRILKDLDTNIEGRNVLIVEDIIDTGRTLHYITENLKTRRPKSLRICTLLTKPSRREIEIPLDYVGFEIPNKFVIGYGLDFAEIYRSLPYIGVLKKEKYEKT; from the coding sequence ATGTCGAATCTAGATGACGATGTAGCAGAAATCTTGATCACAGAAGAACAAATCAAGGCTCGTACCAGGGAGTTGGGCCAACAAATTTCAAGAGATTACGAGGGTCAGGACTTGTTATTGGTCTGTGTGCTCAAAGGAGCCATTACCTTTCTCGCCGACTTGATGCGTGAGATCACTATTCCCCATGCAATTGATTTCATGGCTATTTCCAGCTATGGAGCAGGTACAGAATCAAGTGGTGTAGTGCGCATCCTGAAGGACTTGGATACCAACATTGAGGGGCGAAATGTGCTTATCGTAGAAGACATTATTGATACTGGGCGCACATTGCATTACATCACCGAGAACCTCAAAACCAGGCGGCCAAAAAGTTTGCGCATCTGTACCCTACTCACCAAACCATCCCGCCGCGAGATTGAAATCCCCTTGGATTATGTTGGCTTTGAAATCCCCAACAAATTTGTCATTGGTTATGGGCTGGATTTTGCCGAAATCTACCGTAGCCTGCCCTATATTGGAGTATTGAAGAAAGAGAAATACGAGAAGACCTAG
- a CDS encoding DNRLRE domain-containing protein produces the protein MRKLLPKAPTLIVTLLLITTIMLLWMLPSASPIEATALGRRRFEVSGDTWINRWEADKNQFNTTWLMFRVDGDHVPLLKFDVSAIPPGSAVVVAYLYLYVPPDLSPEHYREPCELAAYCVKKDWVPQEATWNRASYAVPWALPGCRGEEDRCQSHDPNEVAELTGMDKWVEIPVTSIVQQWVNGENHGLALLGKPGAVHTGLAVFYSARFVNRDRHPWLWVEWNPPTTPTPSNTPTNTPTNTPMFTPTATPTETPTNTPTATPTCTSTPTETPTVTPTATSTATPTVTPSPTPTATQTSTPTSTPTATPHRLYLPIAFKGAVVD, from the coding sequence ATGCGCAAATTGTTGCCGAAGGCACCTACGCTGATAGTTACGCTGCTCTTGATTACGACGATCATGTTGCTGTGGATGCTACCTAGTGCCAGCCCAATAGAAGCCACGGCTCTCGGTCGCCGCCGCTTTGAAGTAAGTGGAGATACCTGGATTAATCGTTGGGAAGCGGACAAAAATCAATTCAACACAACTTGGCTGATGTTCCGCGTGGACGGAGACCATGTGCCTTTGCTCAAATTCGATGTCTCCGCTATCCCGCCAGGCTCCGCGGTCGTAGTAGCATACCTTTACCTGTATGTGCCACCCGATCTGAGCCCTGAGCATTACCGCGAACCATGTGAGTTGGCTGCCTATTGTGTCAAAAAGGATTGGGTTCCCCAAGAAGCTACCTGGAACCGAGCTTCATACGCCGTGCCTTGGGCACTCCCTGGTTGCCGTGGTGAAGAAGACCGCTGCCAAAGCCATGACCCTAATGAAGTTGCTGAGTTGACTGGTATGGACAAGTGGGTCGAGATTCCAGTTACGAGCATTGTGCAGCAGTGGGTCAACGGCGAGAATCACGGCTTGGCCTTGCTTGGCAAACCTGGTGCTGTGCACACAGGTCTAGCAGTGTTCTACTCTGCGCGCTTTGTGAATCGCGACCGACATCCCTGGCTTTGGGTGGAGTGGAATCCCCCAACTACGCCTACACCGAGCAATACGCCTACCAATACCCCTACCAACACACCAATGTTTACACCAACTGCAACGCCAACGGAAACACCAACCAACACGCCCACTGCAACCCCAACATGCACCAGTACACCCACGGAAACCCCCACGGTCACACCTACGGCGACGAGCACGGCTACGCCGACAGTAACACCTAGCCCTACTCCAACGGCTACGCAGACGAGCACCCCGACGAGCACTCCCACTGCGACGCCGCACCGACTTTATCTCCCCATTGCATTCAAGGGCGCTGTGGTTGACTGA
- a CDS encoding pyridoxal phosphate-dependent aminotransferase encodes MKLAQRMSRLGTETAFEVLVRAKALEAQGREVIHLEIGEPDFDTPSHIIEAACRALRSGYTHYVPSAGIPELREAIAEDVSKSRGIPVNPNQVVVTPGGKPIMFFVILALAESGDEVIYPNPGFPIYESMINFVGAKPVPLRLLEEREFNFDVEELRSKITPRTKLIIINSPHNPCGSMLSGEDLAAIAEITSKYDVMILSDEIYSRIVYDGEFVSITSLPGMAERTIILDGFSKTYAMTGWRMGYGVMPEALAGQVAKLMTNSNSCTAAFTQVAGVEALKGPQDESYKMVAAFKERRDFIVKGLNAIPGIRCLLPKGAFYVFPNVKELVKKGKFANTKALADALLQEAGVATLSGTAFGEYGEGYLRLSYANSIQNLEKALQRIGEFAAKYQ; translated from the coding sequence ATGAAATTAGCACAGAGAATGTCTCGCCTAGGTACAGAAACCGCGTTTGAGGTGCTCGTCAGAGCCAAGGCTTTGGAGGCACAGGGCCGCGAGGTGATACATCTGGAGATTGGCGAACCTGACTTTGATACACCTTCTCATATCATCGAAGCGGCCTGTCGCGCTTTGCGCAGCGGCTACACGCACTATGTGCCATCTGCTGGAATTCCCGAATTGCGCGAGGCAATCGCTGAAGATGTCAGCAAATCGCGGGGCATTCCGGTGAATCCCAATCAGGTCGTCGTTACTCCCGGTGGTAAACCCATCATGTTCTTTGTCATCCTGGCTCTGGCCGAGTCAGGTGATGAGGTGATTTACCCCAACCCAGGCTTCCCGATTTACGAGTCCATGATCAATTTCGTAGGAGCCAAACCAGTGCCTCTGCGCCTTCTGGAAGAGCGCGAATTCAATTTCGATGTGGAGGAGTTACGCAGCAAGATTACCCCACGCACCAAACTGATCATCATCAACTCGCCCCATAACCCTTGTGGCAGCATGTTGTCCGGGGAGGATCTGGCTGCGATAGCGGAGATCACATCCAAATACGATGTCATGATTCTTTCGGACGAGATCTATAGCCGCATTGTGTACGATGGCGAATTCGTCAGCATCACGAGCTTACCCGGTATGGCTGAGCGCACCATTATCCTGGATGGCTTCTCCAAGACATATGCCATGACCGGTTGGCGGATGGGCTACGGTGTCATGCCCGAGGCATTGGCTGGTCAAGTTGCCAAGCTGATGACTAACTCGAATTCATGCACTGCAGCCTTTACCCAGGTTGCCGGCGTAGAGGCACTCAAAGGGCCACAAGATGAATCGTACAAGATGGTGGCGGCATTCAAAGAGCGCCGTGATTTTATTGTGAAGGGTCTGAATGCTATTCCCGGCATTCGTTGCCTGCTACCCAAGGGCGCCTTCTACGTATTCCCCAACGTCAAGGAACTCGTTAAAAAGGGGAAATTTGCTAATACCAAAGCACTGGCAGATGCATTGCTGCAGGAAGCGGGTGTTGCCACGCTCTCTGGCACTGCCTTTGGAGAGTATGGCGAGGGATATTTGCGCCTATCCTACGCCAATTCGATTCAAAACCTCGAGAAGGCATTGCAGCGCATTGGTGAATTCGCTGCCAAATATCAATAG